The Weissella confusa genome segment GTTAATTTTAATCATGTTATTAGGACACTGGATTGAAATGAAGGCATTGGGTGAAGCAGGGAACGCGCAAAAAGCATTGGCTGAGTTGGTGCCGAAAGATACTCATGTTGTTTTAGAAGACGATTCGATTGAGACTCGTCCAGTTGCTGACTTGCAAGTAGGTGATTTGATTCGTGTTCAAGCCGGAGAAAATGTTCCAGCAGATGGAACGATCCAGCGTGGCGAATCACGTGTAAACGAAGCGCTTGTGACTGGGGAATCGAAACCAATTGAAAAAAATCCCGGAGATGAGGTCATCGGTGGATCAACCAATGGTGACGGAGTCCTCTATGTGGAAATAAAGCAGACAGGCGATAAGTCCTTCATTTCTCAGGTTCAGACATTAATCAGTCAAGCTCAAAGACAACCTTCTCGAGCAGAAAATCTTGCACAAAAAGTTGCAGGATGGCTCTTTTATATTGCGGTTATTGCAGCTCTTATTGCCCTTGTCATATGGATGGTTATAGCTGATGTACCAACGGCAGTTATTTTTACAGTCACCACATTAGTTATTGCTTGTCCGCATGCCCTGGGTCTGGCTATTCCATTGGTGACTGCTCGTAGTACCAGCTTAGGGGCCAGTCGGGGATTATTAGTGAAAGACCGGGATGCTTTGGAGTTGACTACAAACGCAGATGTTATGGTTTTAGATAAAACTGGAACTTTAACAACTGGTGAGTTTAAAGTATTAGATGTTGAACTCTTTAATGATAAATATACGAAAGATGAAATCGTTGCCTTATTGTCAGGTATCGAAGGTGGATCTAGTCACCCTATCGCTCGGTCAATTATTAGTTACGCAGAACAGCAAGGGATACGTCCAGTAAGTTTTGATTCGATTGATGTTATGTCTGGCGCTGGTGTAGAAGGTCAAGCTAACGGACATCGTTATCAATTAATCAGTCAAAAAGCATATGGACGTAATCTGGATATGGATATTCCAAAAGGAGCAACCATCAGTGTCTTAGTAGAAAACGACGAAGCAATCGGTGCTGTAGCTTTAGGAGATGAATTAAAACCGACAAGTAAAGACTTAATACAAGCCCTTAAAAAGAACAAAATTCAGCCGATTATGGCAACGGGGGACAATGAAAAAGCGGCTCAAGGAGCTGCAGAAATTTTAGGTATTGATTATCTAGCTAATCAATCTCCTCAAGACAAATATGAGTTAGTTGAAAAACTTAAAGCAGAAGGAAAGAAAGTTATCATGGTCGGTGACGGGGTCAACGATGCACCTTCTCTTGCATTAGCAGACGTTGGTATAGCTATTGGTGCTGGAACTCAAGTAGCATTGGATTCAGCCGATATCATCTTGACACAGTCAGACCCTGGCGACATTGCATCCTTTATCGAGTTGGCTCAGAAGACCACACGTAAGATGAAAGAAAATCTTGTTTGGGGAGCAGGGTATAACTTTATTGCGATCCCAATAGCTGCAGGAATACTAGCACCAATTGGCATAACATTAAGTCCAGCAGTCGCTGCCGTCTTGATGTCACTTTCGACTGTAATTGTTGCTATCAATGCTATGACATTGAAATTAGAGCCAAAATAAACAGTTATTTTGCACATGAAATAATTGAATAACCTTATCGTTTAAAAATACAATAGTTTCACAGGAAAGGAAGAGATGAAATAATTTAAAAAATCATCTCTCCCTTTTTGCTCATAAGTCAATAAATTGGACTATTTTTATTCAGTTCCTTAGGCAACATTTGAGATACGATTACGATTATAAAAATTGATATACCAACCAATGGCTGCTTGGAAGACTGACATATTAGCCTCGATATCATCGAATAACTAAATACAGAAAAATACAATAAATATTATCAAACTAGGGACTATACTAGAAAACATCAGTACATTCCTTAACTCAGGGTCTATAATTACATAATCGCCCCTCGAAAAGACTATTAAAACAGCCCCCATTATCTGACTAGTAGATAATGGGGGCTGTTTTTTTGTTAAGTGATATAATAAACCATAAAAGAAGTTTAGAAATACGGTCCTGGTCATCAATAAATAAACAATTTAATTATTTAATTTCAGAAAGGTATATTTGAATCATGGCGCAACAAATTGTCCTACCCATCAAAGACTCCAACGTTTTAAAGATGGTACAAGATACACTTCTCGATAGTTTCCGTGCTGGTCGCCGAAATTACACAGTTTTTCAAGTTGGTAAGGCCACGCTACTACGTGTGAGTGATGTCATGACATTGAAAAAAGCAGATGTCTATAATCCAGACGGCTCTGTCAAAAATACAGCCTTTATTCATGATAAAAAGACTGGTAAAGCAAACACGTTATATTTAAAGCCTGTTCAGCAAGACTTGTTGCAATATCATGATTGGCTGGTCCAAGAAAATATCAATTCTGAGTGGTTATTCCCCTCGACAGCCCATCATGATTGCCATATCACCGAGAAACAGTTTTATAAAGTGATGGCGCGTGTTGGTGATCTACTAGGTATCAACTATTTAGGCACGCACACTATGCGTAAAACAGGTGCTTATCGCGTCTATACACAATCAAACTACAACATTGGCTTAGTCATGCATTTATTGAATCACTCAAGTGAAGCCATGACACTGACTTATCTTGGGTTAGACCAAGCTAGTCGTGAAACGATGTTAGATCAAATTGATTTTGGTTAACCTATAAAAAATTTTGCTAATGAGATTAGCAGTTTAACGTCAGCCAAGGTAATCGTCGTTAAAAGAAATGAGTTACACCAATTTTCGGTTATCCCCCAACGGTGGCTCATTGAACGTTCATTTAGTTGGTTGGGAAATTATCGCCGTTTATGGCGTAACTGTGAGCGTAAGCTCAACACTAGTCTCATGATGGTTTCGTTAGCCTTTATCAGACTACTTCTTAAAAGATACTAAACAGCTTCTTAAAGACCTTCATAAAAAATAAGTAGGTTTCCGTTATATTCTTTATAAAAGTGTTTAGCAGTTGGGAGTCGTTGACAATTTAAAAATTTGTCTGCAGTTTCTTTTCTTTTAGTCTAAAATAGAGGTTAATAACTAACAGGGGAATTACTAAATGATCAAACCCGAAAAGACAATCAATGGAACCAAATGGATTGAAACGATTCAAATCAATGCCGAAGAACGGGCAACCCTCGAAGATCAGTATGGCATCGATGAAGATATTATTGAGTACGTCACTGATAATGATGAAAGTACTAATTATGTTTATGATATCAATGAGGACGACCAATTATTCATCTTTCTGGCGCCGTATGCCCTCGACAAAGATGCGCTGAGATACATTACCCAGCCATTTGGCATGTTGCTCCATAAGGGCGTTTTATTCACGTTTAATCAAAGCGACATACCTGAAGTCAACACGGCACTTTACTCGGCATTGGATAATCCCGAGGTTAAGAGCGTCGATGCATTTATTCTGGAAACACTGTTTACAGTTGTTGACAGCTTTATCCCAATTTCTCGCGCCATTACCAAGAAACGCAACTATTTGGATAAAATGTTGAACCAGAAGACGAAGAACAGTGACTTGGTTTCACTTTCATATCTTCAACAGACGTTGACCTTTTTGTCCAGCGCGGTCCAAACCAATCTCAGTGAACTCGCTCGTTTGCCAAAGACCCATTTTGGTGTCGGTGCTGACCAAGATAAAATTGATTTATTCGAAGACGTGCAAATTGAAGGAGAACAGGTCCAACGGATGTTTGAGATTGAAACCCAAGTCGTTGACCGAATCGATCATACCTTCAACAGCCTTGCTAATAACAACCTGAACGATACAATGAAATTTTTGACAATTTGGTCACTGACCATGGCTGTGCCAACGATCATTACCGGATTCTATGGGATGAACGTGAAGAAACTCCCGTTAGCCGGGATGCAATATGCTTGGATGCTGACTTTGGGGATTTCTGTCGCCTTGATTGTGGCGATGCTGATTATGCTGAAGGTCTGGCGGAAGATGTGATGGGTGGGGGACTTTTTTGGAATGTGTATAGTTGAGCAGTTATGCTATTTTGAGCACCCTTCGGCTTCTGAAATACGCTCCGACGACCCTGACCCCGGCCACATAAGACAAAAAATCCAGTAACGAACAAAAACCGTTCGCTACTGGATTTTCTGCCTTATGCTCTGGGGTCAACCCGGGTCTTGTCACATGTTGGTGATCTATTAGGTATCAACTATGCTAGGCACACACACCATGCGTAAAACAGGCGCTTACTTATCTTGGCCTGTATCAAGCTAGTCGTGAGACTATGTTAGATCAAATTGATTTTGGTTAAACTCATGCCCTAACTAGACTTAAGCGATACTTTAGTTACTTATCAAGCTAAAATTTGTATTAAATATATAAGAGATAAGAGTTGATCATATGCAATTAGTTTACAGGGCAGAAGAAAATCTGTCCGTAAATCTAGCATAAGAGCAGTTATTAAAGAGCCTGGAAACTACAGGTGAATTCAGAAACATACTAAGCAGCACGTTGCCACCATCCGAGGTAATTGGTGCCCCATTGTCTGAAACTGCAACTAAAGGGTTGCTAGGTAATACTTTTTGAGTCATAATTTTAGACGCTCCAATTTTTGAGTATTTGGTTTGTTTTTCACTAGCAAAATATCATAACAAAGAGCTCCTATGGTTTTCACCCAACGGGTGAAAGCGCAAAACCCGCTGAAACGGTATTAACTTGCTGTTTCAGCGGGTTTTTGTTTGTCTTGATGAATAATCTGGGTTTAAGTATAAATCAACTTAACTTGATACAAATAATAATTCATCTAAATCAAATATCTCAACACATTTTTGGGTATGCCGTTTAATTAGACCTCTCTCTTCCAATGATGAGAACTTACGGCTTATTGTTTCTGGGGTTGTCCCCAGGTAAGTAGCCAAATCTTTTTTTGACATGGGTAAAGTCACATAAGTATGGTTTTTTTCATCTTCAACATTTTCTGATAGAAAATCAATAATTCGAGCTTCAACAGGTTCAATACTGACTTGCACAGTTTGTTTTTCTGATAACTGTAGCCGTTTTGTAATATCCGATAATATTCGTCGCATGATTTCTGGATAGCGATCTAAATATTGA includes the following:
- a CDS encoding site-specific integrase → MAQQIVLPIKDSNVLKMVQDTLLDSFRAGRRNYTVFQVGKATLLRVSDVMTLKKADVYNPDGSVKNTAFIHDKKTGKANTLYLKPVQQDLLQYHDWLVQENINSEWLFPSTAHHDCHITEKQFYKVMARVGDLLGINYLGTHTMRKTGAYRVYTQSNYNIGLVMHLLNHSSEAMTLTYLGLDQASRETMLDQIDFG
- a CDS encoding heavy metal translocating P-type ATPase; protein product: MEGHAHHHHGDMDHSKHDHNEMKHSQMDHSEMDHGAMGGHAHHHHGSFKDIFLKSLPLGIAILLITPLMGIQLPFQIIFPYADVVAAVLATILYIFGGKPFLMGAKDEFNSKVPGMMSLITLGITVSYAYSVYAVAARYVTGEPVMDFFFEFTTLILIMLLGHWIEMKALGEAGNAQKALAELVPKDTHVVLEDDSIETRPVADLQVGDLIRVQAGENVPADGTIQRGESRVNEALVTGESKPIEKNPGDEVIGGSTNGDGVLYVEIKQTGDKSFISQVQTLISQAQRQPSRAENLAQKVAGWLFYIAVIAALIALVIWMVIADVPTAVIFTVTTLVIACPHALGLAIPLVTARSTSLGASRGLLVKDRDALELTTNADVMVLDKTGTLTTGEFKVLDVELFNDKYTKDEIVALLSGIEGGSSHPIARSIISYAEQQGIRPVSFDSIDVMSGAGVEGQANGHRYQLISQKAYGRNLDMDIPKGATISVLVENDEAIGAVALGDELKPTSKDLIQALKKNKIQPIMATGDNEKAAQGAAEILGIDYLANQSPQDKYELVEKLKAEGKKVIMVGDGVNDAPSLALADVGIAIGAGTQVALDSADIILTQSDPGDIASFIELAQKTTRKMKENLVWGAGYNFIAIPIAAGILAPIGITLSPAVAAVLMSLSTVIVAINAMTLKLEPK
- a CDS encoding magnesium transporter CorA family protein — encoded protein: MIKPEKTINGTKWIETIQINAEERATLEDQYGIDEDIIEYVTDNDESTNYVYDINEDDQLFIFLAPYALDKDALRYITQPFGMLLHKGVLFTFNQSDIPEVNTALYSALDNPEVKSVDAFILETLFTVVDSFIPISRAITKKRNYLDKMLNQKTKNSDLVSLSYLQQTLTFLSSAVQTNLSELARLPKTHFGVGADQDKIDLFEDVQIEGEQVQRMFEIETQVVDRIDHTFNSLANNNLNDTMKFLTIWSLTMAVPTIITGFYGMNVKKLPLAGMQYAWMLTLGISVALIVAMLIMLKVWRKM